Proteins co-encoded in one Desulfobulbaceae bacterium genomic window:
- the cobO gene encoding cob(I)yrinic acid a,c-diamide adenosyltransferase: MARHALTILYTGRGKGKTTAALGQVLRAAGHGFKICVIQFIKGKSTGESNACASLDMVDFHVMGSGFTWRQDPDETKRAAEAGWSLAEKMINAGQHDLVVLDEVTYLVEHQLIAEDRILKLIRERPSHVHLVLTGRDASQKLIDQADLVTEMIEVKHPYAAGVKAQQGIEF, encoded by the coding sequence ATGGCACGGCATGCGTTAACAATACTCTATACCGGCAGGGGTAAAGGGAAAACCACAGCTGCCCTAGGGCAGGTGTTGAGGGCCGCTGGGCATGGCTTTAAAATCTGTGTGATTCAGTTTATTAAGGGGAAATCAACCGGTGAGTCGAATGCCTGCGCAAGCCTTGATATGGTTGATTTTCATGTCATGGGCAGTGGCTTTACATGGCGTCAGGACCCTGACGAAACAAAGCGAGCGGCAGAGGCCGGCTGGTCCTTGGCTGAAAAGATGATTAATGCAGGACAGCATGACTTGGTGGTGTTGGATGAAGTGACCTACTTGGTAGAGCATCAGTTAATTGCAGAGGATCGGATACTGAAATTGATTCGTGAGCGCCCTTCACATGTCCACTTGGTGTTGACGGGGCGAGATGCCAGTCAGAAGTTAATTGATCAGGCAGATCTTGTCACAGAGATGATTGAGGTTAAGCATCCCTATGCCGCAGGAGTTAAAGCCCAGCAGGGGATTGAGTTTTGA
- a CDS encoding tetratricopeptide repeat protein, with product MAIKLFSRFWKSFFTILPWRKVDMAQNNGTVNTQTLVVSICVAVAVGFFGGVIYSSLHGDSGGSSISQQQQGGSASSPMPPGASGQSQGGLTPQQASAILSLEQRVVVNANDADAWLQLGNTYFDTNNFVKSIDSYNRYLALQPNNANALTDLGIMYRNVGKTTEAIASFDRAIAVEPKHVQAAFNKGIVLLNDMNDAQGAIAVWQKLVEINPGATSGDGMPVAQLIEEVKKQKASGESTR from the coding sequence TTGGCAATCAAACTTTTCTCTCGATTTTGGAAAAGTTTTTTTACGATTTTACCTTGGAGAAAAGTGGATATGGCTCAGAATAACGGCACTGTTAATACGCAAACTTTGGTAGTCTCTATCTGTGTTGCCGTTGCCGTAGGTTTTTTTGGCGGGGTGATTTATAGCTCTTTGCACGGTGATTCTGGCGGTTCTTCGATCAGTCAACAGCAACAGGGAGGCAGTGCATCTTCCCCAATGCCACCTGGAGCAAGTGGGCAGTCGCAAGGGGGACTGACCCCGCAGCAGGCGAGTGCAATTTTATCTTTGGAACAGCGGGTTGTTGTTAATGCTAATGACGCTGATGCTTGGTTACAGTTAGGGAATACCTATTTTGATACCAATAATTTTGTGAAATCGATTGATTCCTATAACCGCTATTTAGCCCTGCAACCTAATAACGCCAATGCGTTAACTGATTTGGGGATCATGTATCGTAATGTCGGGAAAACGACTGAGGCTATCGCATCTTTTGACCGGGCAATCGCTGTTGAGCCCAAGCATGTGCAAGCGGCTTTTAATAAGGGGATAGTTCTATTAAATGATATGAACGATGCCCAAGGTGCAATCGCAGTATGGCAAAAGCTTGTGGAAATCAATCCTGGAGCAACTTCAGGTGATGGTATGCCAGTGGCTCAATTGATTGAAGAGGTAAAAAAACAGAAGGCAAGCGGTGAAAGCACTCGCTAA
- a CDS encoding HU family DNA-binding protein: protein MNKAELVKSMATSAGLSQVAAEKALDGFVTAVKGCLANGDSVTLVGFGTFSVTERAERTGRNPQTGKAIKIAAKKVAKFKAGSNLADAVN from the coding sequence ATGAATAAAGCAGAATTAGTTAAATCAATGGCGACTTCAGCAGGCTTGTCTCAAGTTGCGGCAGAGAAAGCATTGGATGGATTTGTTACTGCAGTAAAAGGATGCCTTGCTAATGGTGATTCCGTTACCTTGGTTGGTTTCGGGACCTTTTCTGTGACCGAACGTGCGGAACGGACAGGACGGAATCCTCAAACAGGAAAAGCTATTAAGATTGCAGCTAAGAAAGTAGCTAAATTTAAGGCCGGTAGCAACCTAGCGGATGCAGTGAATTGA